The following coding sequences are from one Streptomyces sp. NBC_01232 window:
- a CDS encoding RelA/SpoT family protein → MPDEVQPISAAQPDPQAEQTTAAPATPPPAPPAPPAKPAPAKSAGSSNRVRARLARLGVQRSNPYNPVLEPLLRIVRSNDPKIETSTLRQLEQAYQVAERWHRGQKRKSGDPYITHPLAVTTILAELGMDPATLMAGLLHDTVEDTEYGLEDLRRDFGDAVTLLVDGVTKLDRVKFGEAAQAETVRKMVVAMAKDPRVLVIKLADRLHNMRTMRYLKREKQEKKARETLEIYAPLAHRLGMNTIKWELEDLSFAILYPKMYDEIVRLVAERAPKRDEYLAVVTDEVQVDLRAARIKATVTGRPKHYYSVYQKMIVRGRDFAEIYDLVGIRVLVDTVRDCYAALGTVHARWNPVPGRFKDYIAMPKFNMYQSLHTTVIGPSGKPVELQIRTFDMHRRAEYGIAAHWKYKQQTVAGTSKVRTDVPQAAKGSAGQDTVNDMAWLRQLLDWQKETEDPGEFLDSLRFDLSRNEVFVFTPKGDVIALPAGATPVDFAYAVHTEVGHRTIGARVNGRLVPLESTLDNGDLVEVFTSKAEGAGPSRDWLGFVKSPRARNKIRGWFSKERRDEAIEHGKDAIARAMRKQNLPIQRILTGDSLVTLAHEMRYPDISSLYAAIGEGHVAAQGVVQKLVAALGGEEAANEDIEESIPPARGRKRRSNADPGVVVKGVDDVWVKLARCCTPVPGDPIVGFVTRGSGVSVHRADCVNVDSLSQEPERMLEVEWAPTQSSVFLVAIQVEALDRSRLLSDVTRVLSDQHVNILSAAVQTSRDRVATSRFTFEMGDPKHLGHVLKAVRGVEGVYDVYRVTSARRP, encoded by the coding sequence TTGCCAGACGAGGTCCAGCCAATCTCCGCCGCGCAGCCCGACCCGCAGGCCGAGCAGACCACGGCGGCTCCCGCCACGCCCCCGCCGGCCCCTCCGGCGCCGCCGGCCAAGCCCGCGCCGGCGAAGTCCGCCGGGTCCTCCAACCGGGTGCGCGCCCGCCTCGCCCGGCTCGGCGTGCAGCGCTCGAACCCGTACAACCCGGTTCTGGAGCCCCTGCTCCGTATAGTCCGCAGCAACGACCCGAAGATCGAGACGTCGACGCTGCGCCAGCTGGAGCAGGCCTACCAGGTCGCCGAGCGCTGGCACCGCGGCCAGAAGCGCAAGAGCGGCGATCCGTACATCACCCACCCGCTCGCGGTGACCACGATCCTCGCCGAGCTGGGCATGGATCCCGCCACCCTCATGGCCGGTCTGCTCCACGACACCGTCGAGGACACCGAGTACGGCCTCGAGGACCTGCGCCGCGACTTCGGCGACGCCGTGACCCTGCTCGTCGACGGCGTCACCAAGCTGGACCGGGTGAAGTTCGGCGAGGCGGCCCAGGCCGAGACCGTCCGCAAGATGGTCGTGGCCATGGCCAAGGACCCGCGCGTCCTGGTCATCAAGCTCGCCGACCGGCTGCACAACATGCGCACCATGCGCTACCTCAAGCGGGAGAAGCAGGAGAAGAAGGCCCGCGAGACCCTCGAGATCTATGCCCCGCTGGCACACCGCCTGGGCATGAACACGATCAAGTGGGAGCTCGAAGACCTCTCCTTCGCGATCCTCTACCCGAAGATGTACGACGAGATCGTGCGCCTGGTCGCCGAGCGCGCGCCCAAGCGCGACGAGTACCTCGCCGTCGTCACCGACGAGGTGCAGGTCGACCTCCGGGCCGCCCGCATCAAGGCCACCGTGACGGGCCGCCCGAAGCACTACTACAGCGTCTACCAGAAGATGATCGTCCGCGGCCGTGACTTCGCGGAGATCTACGACCTGGTGGGCATTCGCGTCCTCGTCGACACCGTCCGGGACTGCTACGCGGCCCTGGGCACCGTGCACGCGCGATGGAACCCGGTCCCCGGCCGGTTCAAGGACTACATCGCGATGCCCAAGTTCAACATGTACCAGTCGCTCCACACGACGGTCATCGGACCCAGCGGCAAGCCCGTCGAACTGCAGATCCGCACCTTCGACATGCACCGCCGCGCCGAGTACGGCATCGCCGCGCACTGGAAGTACAAGCAGCAGACCGTCGCGGGCACCTCCAAGGTCCGCACCGACGTCCCGCAGGCCGCCAAGGGCAGCGCCGGCCAGGACACGGTCAACGACATGGCCTGGCTGCGCCAGCTGCTGGACTGGCAGAAGGAGACCGAGGACCCGGGCGAGTTCCTCGACTCGCTGCGCTTCGACCTCTCCCGCAACGAGGTCTTCGTCTTCACACCCAAGGGCGACGTCATCGCGCTGCCCGCCGGCGCCACCCCCGTGGACTTCGCGTACGCCGTCCACACCGAGGTCGGCCACCGGACGATAGGCGCCAGGGTCAACGGCCGCCTCGTCCCGCTGGAGTCCACGCTCGACAACGGCGACCTGGTCGAGGTCTTCACCTCCAAGGCCGAGGGCGCGGGCCCGTCCCGCGACTGGCTGGGCTTCGTGAAGTCCCCGCGCGCCCGCAACAAGATCCGCGGCTGGTTCTCCAAGGAGCGGCGCGACGAGGCCATCGAGCACGGCAAGGACGCCATCGCGCGGGCCATGCGCAAGCAGAACCTGCCGATCCAGCGCATCCTGACCGGCGACTCGCTCGTCACCCTCGCCCACGAGATGCGCTACCCCGACATCTCCTCCCTGTACGCGGCCATCGGCGAGGGCCACGTGGCCGCGCAGGGCGTCGTACAGAAGCTGGTGGCGGCGCTCGGCGGCGAAGAGGCGGCCAACGAGGACATCGAGGAGTCGATCCCGCCCGCGCGCGGCCGCAAGCGGCGCAGCAACGCCGACCCGGGTGTGGTCGTCAAGGGCGTCGACGACGTGTGGGTCAAGCTGGCCCGCTGCTGCACCCCGGTGCCGGGCGACCCGATCGTCGGGTTCGTCACGCGCGGCAGCGGCGTATCGGTTCACCGCGCGGACTGCGTCAACGTCGACTCCCTCTCCCAGGAGCCCGAGCGGATGCTGGAGGTCGAGTGGGCGCCCACCCAGTCCTCGGTCTTCCTCGTCGCCATCCAGGTGGAGGCGCTGGACCGGTCCCGGCTGCTGTCCGACGTCACCAGGGTCCTCTCGGACCAGCACGTCAACATCCTGTCGGCGGCCGTCCAGACCTCCCGCGACCGGGTGGCCACCTCCCGGTTCACCTTCGAGATGGGCGACCCCAAGCACCTGGGACACGTCCTGAAGGCCGTCCGGGGCGTCGAGGGCGTCTACGACGTCTACCGCGTCACCTCGGCCCGCAGGCCGTAG
- a CDS encoding adenine phosphoribosyltransferase has protein sequence MTAPLSEDVRSLLLSRIKDVPDYPKPGVMFKDITPLLADPKAFAALTDTLVELAGRYGATKIVGLEARGFILAAPVAVQAGIGFVPVRKAGKLPGATLAQSYELEYGTAEIEIHAEDLSAGDRVMVIDDVLATGGTAEASLSLIRRAGAEVAGVAVLMELSFLPGRAKLAPALDGAPLDALIVV, from the coding sequence TTGACGGCGCCGCTGTCCGAGGACGTCCGCTCCCTGCTGCTCAGCCGGATCAAGGACGTGCCGGACTACCCGAAGCCGGGCGTGATGTTCAAGGACATCACCCCGCTGCTGGCGGACCCCAAGGCGTTCGCCGCGCTGACGGACACGCTGGTGGAGCTGGCCGGGCGGTACGGCGCGACGAAGATCGTCGGGCTGGAGGCGCGCGGTTTCATCCTGGCGGCTCCCGTGGCCGTGCAGGCCGGGATCGGCTTCGTGCCGGTGCGCAAGGCCGGAAAGCTGCCGGGCGCGACGCTCGCGCAGTCGTACGAGCTGGAGTACGGCACCGCGGAGATCGAGATCCACGCGGAGGACCTGTCGGCCGGTGACCGGGTCATGGTCATCGACGACGTGCTGGCCACCGGTGGGACGGCGGAGGCCTCGCTCTCGCTGATCCGGCGGGCCGGCGCGGAGGTCGCTGGCGTGGCGGTCCTGATGGAGCTGTCGTTCCTGCCGGGGCGGGCCAAGCTGGCGCCCGCCCTGGACGGGGCTCCGCTGGACGCGCTGATCGTCGTCTGA
- the secF gene encoding protein translocase subunit SecF, which produces MSKLGDLGAKLYRGEVGYDFVGKRFLWYGVSILITITAIVALAVQGLNMGIEFKGGAVFTTPKTTVSVAKATEAAEEASGHDAIVQELGTGGLRIQISGVDTDAATDVKKKLAADLKVGEADINADLVGPSWGEQIANKAWTGLGIFMVLVVIYLAIAFEWRMAVAALIALIHDLTITVGVYALVGFEVTPGTVIGLLTILGYSLYDTVVVFDGLKEGSKDITKQTRYTYSEIANRSINGTLVRSINTTVVALLPVAALLFIGGGFLGAGMLNDISLSLFVGLAAGAYSSIFIATPLVVDLKEREPAMKALKKRVLAKRAAAVAKGESPDEAYEAEDEPQVVAQGRPGRRR; this is translated from the coding sequence ATGTCGAAGCTGGGAGATCTCGGCGCCAAGCTGTACCGCGGTGAGGTCGGCTACGACTTCGTCGGCAAGCGCTTTCTCTGGTACGGCGTTTCCATCCTGATCACCATCACGGCGATCGTCGCCCTGGCCGTCCAGGGCCTCAACATGGGCATCGAGTTCAAGGGCGGTGCCGTCTTCACCACCCCGAAGACGACCGTCTCCGTGGCCAAGGCGACGGAAGCCGCGGAAGAGGCCTCCGGCCACGACGCGATCGTCCAGGAGCTCGGCACCGGCGGTCTGCGCATCCAGATCTCGGGTGTGGACACCGACGCCGCCACCGACGTCAAGAAGAAGCTCGCCGCCGACCTCAAGGTCGGCGAGGCCGACATCAACGCCGACCTGGTCGGCCCCAGCTGGGGCGAGCAGATCGCGAACAAGGCCTGGACCGGTCTCGGGATCTTCATGGTCCTCGTGGTGATCTACCTGGCCATCGCCTTCGAATGGCGCATGGCGGTCGCCGCGCTGATCGCGCTGATCCACGACCTCACGATCACCGTCGGCGTGTACGCGCTCGTCGGCTTCGAGGTCACCCCGGGCACGGTCATCGGTCTGCTGACGATCCTCGGTTACTCCCTCTACGACACCGTCGTCGTCTTCGACGGTCTGAAGGAGGGCTCGAAGGACATCACGAAGCAGACCCGCTACACGTACAGCGAGATCGCCAACCGCAGCATCAACGGCACCCTGGTCCGCTCGATCAACACCACGGTCGTGGCGCTGCTCCCGGTCGCCGCCCTGCTGTTCATCGGTGGCGGTTTCCTGGGCGCGGGCATGCTCAACGACATCTCGCTGTCGCTGTTCGTCGGCCTCGCGGCCGGTGCGTACTCCTCGATCTTCATCGCGACCCCGCTGGTCGTCGACCTCAAGGAGCGCGAGCCGGCGATGAAGGCGCTCAAGAAGCGGGTGCTCGCGAAGCGGGCGGCCGCCGTGGCCAAGGGCGAGTCCCCGGACGAGGCCTACGAGGCCGAGGACGAGCCGCAGGTCGTGGCGCAGGGCCGGCCGGGGCGGCGGCGTTGA